From Homalodisca vitripennis isolate AUS2020 chromosome 1, UT_GWSS_2.1, whole genome shotgun sequence, the proteins below share one genomic window:
- the LOC124352770 gene encoding protein fork head has protein sequence MTMLSQKLYADPVSSAMSTAVNTMSPSMTPTYSMNTMNCVSMNSCSPQNAGFGSNMMGGIGMNGNCMSTGGMGYGTNMNACMGSINPTYTGSLGPVAITGNRDLVGDTGSPTPGGGIHRGRIDKTYRRSYTHAKPPYSYISLITMAIQNSQIKMLTLSEIYQFIMDLFPFYRQNQQRWQNSIRHSLSFNDCFVKVPRTPDKPGKGSFWTLHPDSGNMFENGCYLRRQKRFKDDKKEAIRQSHKSTVSPHGHHHHHHQDDKKPLDKLDKVSTDLGLQGSMLGLHPGGKMDDPMSTLLHQNSELCLQQQHHQQSLQQDDLAAMVNRCHPHLALSPEHYNHHHLKQEYAAANHPFSITRLLPAESKADIKMYDMAAQYAGYNDSYYQSSLYHGPAGTTAL, from the coding sequence ATGACTATGCTATCACAGAAGCTGTACGCGGACCCCGTGTCGAGTGCGATGTCGACGGCCGTCAACACGATGAGTCCTTCTATGACGCCGACCTACTCCATGAACACTATGAACTGTGTGTCCATGAACTCGTGTTCGCCGCAGAACGCGGGTTTCGGCTCCAACATGATGGGAGGAATCGGGATGAACGGGAACTGCATGTCGACCGGAGGCATGGGCTACGGGACCAACATGAACGCCTGCATGGGCTCCATCAACCCGACCTACACCGGCTCACTGGGACCCGTAGCTATCACCGGAAACAGAGATCTGGTCGGGGACACCGGCTCTCCTACCCCGGGCGGCGGTATCCACCGGGGCCGCATAGACAAGACCTACCGTCGCAGCTATACGCACGCCAAGCCACCGTACTCGTACATCTCACTCATCACCATGGCCATCCAGAACTCCCAGATTAAGATGCTCACTCTGTCGGAAATCTACCAGTTCATCATGGATCTCTTCCCCTTCTATCGCCAGAATCAGCAGAGGTGGCAGAACTCCATCAGACACTCGCTGTCGTTCAACGACTGCTTTGTCAAGGTGCCACGCACGCCGGACAAGCCGGGCAAAGGATCGTTCTGGACACTCCACCCCGACTCCGGCAATATGTTCGAGAACGGATGTTACCTTCGGCGGCAGAAGCGATTCAAGGACGACAAGAAGGAGGCGATCAGGCAGTCTCACAAGAGCACAGTATCTCCTCACGGCCACCATCACCACCACCACCAAGACGACAAGAAGCCGCTGGATAAACTCGACAAGGTATCCACCGACTTAGGCCTTCAAGGGTCCATGCTGGGGCTGCATCCCGGAGGGAAAATGGACGACCCCATGTCCACTCTCCTGCACCAAAATTCGGAGCTCTGCCTGCAACAGCAACACCACCAACAGAGCCTGCAGCAGGACGACCTGGCCGCCATGGTCAACCGGTGCCATCCTCACCTCGCCCTCAGTCCGGAACACTACAACCACCACCATCTGAAGCAGGAGTACGCCGCGGCAAACCACCCCTTCAGCATCACACGGTTGCTGCCCGCCGAGAGCAAGGCTGACATCAAGATGTACGACATGGCCGCTCAGTACGCGGGCTACAACGACAGCTACTACCAGAGCTCCCTGTACCACGGACCCGCCGGGACCACGGCCTTGTGA